The following proteins are encoded in a genomic region of Bubalus kerabau isolate K-KA32 ecotype Philippines breed swamp buffalo chromosome 13, PCC_UOA_SB_1v2, whole genome shotgun sequence:
- the SNPH gene encoding syntaphilin isoform X1 yields MPGSSPSERMTWPGPALPTAPPTRPLSSAPGTPPIPPLTRTRSLMAMSLPGSRRASGGSRRRTSPPVSVRDAYGTSSLSSSSNSGSCKGSDSSPTPRRSMKYTLCSDNHGIKPPTPEQYLTPLQQKEVCIRHLKARLKDTQDRLQDRDTEIDDLKTQLSRMQEDWIEEECHRVEAQLALKEARKEIKQLKQVIDTVKNNLIDKDKGLQKYFVDINIQNKKLETLLHSMEVAQNGLAKEDGAGESAGGSPARSLTRSSTYTKLSDPAVCGDHPPGNHPGTSAEDGVDSGFAANDDTLSRTEALEASSLLSSGVDCGPEEPSSLHSSFSLGPRFPASNTYEKLLCGTEAGVQASCMQERAIQTDFVPSQPDLDTILEKVTQAQVCGMVPESGDRRPELDPHPPGPRDPNSAVVVTVGDELEAPEPITWGPTPHHPGAHPNPSPSVSVACPVEEEEEAATAEKEPKSYWSRHYIVDLLAVVVPAVPTVAWLCRSQRRQGQPIYNISSLLRGCCTVALHSIRRISCRSLSHQGPSAAGTTAGGSSQL; encoded by the exons ATGCCGGGCAGCAGCCCCAGCGAGAGGATGACGTGGCCGGGCCCGGCCCTCCCCACGGCCCCCCCAACCCGCCCTCTCTCCTCAGCCCCGGGGACACCGCCCATCCCGCCCCTCACCCGGACCCGCAGCCTCATGGCCATGTCCCTGCCAGGCAGTAGACGGGCCTCTGGTGGATCCCGCAG GCGCACCTCTCCACCCGTGAGTGTGCGGGATGCCTACGGCACCTCTTCtctcagtagcagcagcaactcagGCTCCTGCAAGGGCAGTGACAGCAGCCCCACGCCCAG GCGCTCCATGAAGTACACGCTGTGCAGTGACAACCATGGCATCAAGCCCCCCACCCCGGAGCAGTACTTGACGCCCCTGCAGCAGAAGGAGGTGTGCATCCGGCACCTGAAGGCCCGCCTGAAGGACACGCAGGACCGGCTCCAGGACCG GGACACAGAGATCGATGACCTGAAGACGCAGCTGTCGCGCATGCAGGAGGACTGGATTGAGGAGGAGTGCCACCGCGTGGAGGCCCAGCTGGCCCTGAAGGAGGCCCGCAAGGAGATTAAGCAGCTCAAGCAGGTCATCGACACTGTCAAGAACAACCTGATCGACAAGGACAAGGGGCTGCAGAAGTACTTCGTGGACATCAACATCCAGAACAAGAAGCTGGAGACGCTGCTGCACAGCATGGAAGTGGCCCAGAACGGCTTGGCCAAGGAGGATGGTGCGGGCGAGTCGGCTGGCGGCTCCCCAGCCCGCTCTCTCACCCGCAGCTCCACATACACCAAGCTGAGCGACCCCGCTGTCTGCGGCGACCACCCGCCCGGGAACCACCCTGGCACCTCGGCCGAGGATGGGGTCGACAGCGGCTTCGCGGCCAACGATGACACCCTGAGCCGGACGGAGGCGTTGGAGGCCAGCAGCCTGCTGTCGTCAGGGGTGGACTGCGGCCCCGAGGAGCCCTCGTCTCTACACAGCTCCTTCAGCCTGGGGCCCCGCTTCCCCGCCAGCAACACCTATGAGAAGCTGCTGTGTGGCACGGAGGCCGGTGTGCAGGCCAGCTGCATGCAGGAGCGCGCCATCCAGACAGACTTCGTGCCATCCCAGCCTGACCTGGACACCATCCTGGAGAAAGTGACCCAGGCCCAGGTCTGCGGGATGGTCCCCGAGTCAGGGGACAGGCGCCCGGAGCTGGATCCCCACCCCCCGGGGCCCAGAGACCCCAACTCTGCAGTGGTGGTGACGGTGGGGGATGAGCTGGAGGCCCCGGAGCCCATCACCTGGGGGCCCACCCCACACCACCCTGGTGCCCACCCAAACCCCAGCCCCTCGGTGAGCGTGGCATGCCctgtggaagaggaggaggaggcagccacGGCCGAGAAGGAGCCCAAGAGCTACTGGAGCCGCCACTATATCGTGGATCTGCTGGCCGTGGTAGTGCCCGCCGTGCCCACGGTGGCCTGGCTCTGCCGCTCCCAGCGGCGCCAGGGCCAGCCCATTTACAACATCAGCTCCCTGCTGCGGGGCTGCTGCACGGTGGCCTTGCACTCCATTCGCAGGATCAGCTGCCGctcgctgagccatcagggcccGAGCGCCGCTGGCACGACAGCCGGAGGCAGCTCCCAGCTCTGA
- the SNPH gene encoding syntaphilin isoform X2, whose translation MAMSLPGSRRASGGSRRRTSPPVSVRDAYGTSSLSSSSNSGSCKGSDSSPTPRRSMKYTLCSDNHGIKPPTPEQYLTPLQQKEVCIRHLKARLKDTQDRLQDRDTEIDDLKTQLSRMQEDWIEEECHRVEAQLALKEARKEIKQLKQVIDTVKNNLIDKDKGLQKYFVDINIQNKKLETLLHSMEVAQNGLAKEDGAGESAGGSPARSLTRSSTYTKLSDPAVCGDHPPGNHPGTSAEDGVDSGFAANDDTLSRTEALEASSLLSSGVDCGPEEPSSLHSSFSLGPRFPASNTYEKLLCGTEAGVQASCMQERAIQTDFVPSQPDLDTILEKVTQAQVCGMVPESGDRRPELDPHPPGPRDPNSAVVVTVGDELEAPEPITWGPTPHHPGAHPNPSPSVSVACPVEEEEEAATAEKEPKSYWSRHYIVDLLAVVVPAVPTVAWLCRSQRRQGQPIYNISSLLRGCCTVALHSIRRISCRSLSHQGPSAAGTTAGGSSQL comes from the exons ATGGCCATGTCCCTGCCAGGCAGTAGACGGGCCTCTGGTGGATCCCGCAG GCGCACCTCTCCACCCGTGAGTGTGCGGGATGCCTACGGCACCTCTTCtctcagtagcagcagcaactcagGCTCCTGCAAGGGCAGTGACAGCAGCCCCACGCCCAG GCGCTCCATGAAGTACACGCTGTGCAGTGACAACCATGGCATCAAGCCCCCCACCCCGGAGCAGTACTTGACGCCCCTGCAGCAGAAGGAGGTGTGCATCCGGCACCTGAAGGCCCGCCTGAAGGACACGCAGGACCGGCTCCAGGACCG GGACACAGAGATCGATGACCTGAAGACGCAGCTGTCGCGCATGCAGGAGGACTGGATTGAGGAGGAGTGCCACCGCGTGGAGGCCCAGCTGGCCCTGAAGGAGGCCCGCAAGGAGATTAAGCAGCTCAAGCAGGTCATCGACACTGTCAAGAACAACCTGATCGACAAGGACAAGGGGCTGCAGAAGTACTTCGTGGACATCAACATCCAGAACAAGAAGCTGGAGACGCTGCTGCACAGCATGGAAGTGGCCCAGAACGGCTTGGCCAAGGAGGATGGTGCGGGCGAGTCGGCTGGCGGCTCCCCAGCCCGCTCTCTCACCCGCAGCTCCACATACACCAAGCTGAGCGACCCCGCTGTCTGCGGCGACCACCCGCCCGGGAACCACCCTGGCACCTCGGCCGAGGATGGGGTCGACAGCGGCTTCGCGGCCAACGATGACACCCTGAGCCGGACGGAGGCGTTGGAGGCCAGCAGCCTGCTGTCGTCAGGGGTGGACTGCGGCCCCGAGGAGCCCTCGTCTCTACACAGCTCCTTCAGCCTGGGGCCCCGCTTCCCCGCCAGCAACACCTATGAGAAGCTGCTGTGTGGCACGGAGGCCGGTGTGCAGGCCAGCTGCATGCAGGAGCGCGCCATCCAGACAGACTTCGTGCCATCCCAGCCTGACCTGGACACCATCCTGGAGAAAGTGACCCAGGCCCAGGTCTGCGGGATGGTCCCCGAGTCAGGGGACAGGCGCCCGGAGCTGGATCCCCACCCCCCGGGGCCCAGAGACCCCAACTCTGCAGTGGTGGTGACGGTGGGGGATGAGCTGGAGGCCCCGGAGCCCATCACCTGGGGGCCCACCCCACACCACCCTGGTGCCCACCCAAACCCCAGCCCCTCGGTGAGCGTGGCATGCCctgtggaagaggaggaggaggcagccacGGCCGAGAAGGAGCCCAAGAGCTACTGGAGCCGCCACTATATCGTGGATCTGCTGGCCGTGGTAGTGCCCGCCGTGCCCACGGTGGCCTGGCTCTGCCGCTCCCAGCGGCGCCAGGGCCAGCCCATTTACAACATCAGCTCCCTGCTGCGGGGCTGCTGCACGGTGGCCTTGCACTCCATTCGCAGGATCAGCTGCCGctcgctgagccatcagggcccGAGCGCCGCTGGCACGACAGCCGGAGGCAGCTCCCAGCTCTGA